From Sphingomonas bisphenolicum, one genomic window encodes:
- the ybaL gene encoding YbaL family putative K(+) efflux transporter encodes MPHHTPLIGTIVAGLVVAFIMGAIAHRLKLSPLVGYLVAGIMVGPFTPGFVADAGLANELAEIGVILLMFGVGLHFSLKDLLSVKYIAVPGALVQIAVATLLGMGLSHLMGWPLMGGIVFGLALSVASTVVLLRALQGADLVETRRGRVAVGWLIVEDLVMVLALVLLPALANVINSADAGGGAGALIAPLVGTLLKVAGFVALMLVVGRRVIPWALHWVVHTGSRELFRLAVLAIALGVAFGAAYAFDVSFALGAFFAGMILGETPLSRRATEETLPLRDAFAVLFFVSVGMLFNPAVLWEQPLPLLATVAIIVVGKSIAAYAIVRLFRYPNDTALTIAVSLAQIGEFSFILASLGTGLGVLPADARDLILAGAIVSIFLNPILFSLVVRARKQEEQDEEDARAAAAAAPRMGHVILVGYGRVGKLIAERLAQRRIDFTIIEDDAEKVAEAKEAGLPVVRGNALEDKYLIAAGIGEARHLLIAVPEGFEGGAIHEHARHLNDRLQVIARAHSDAEVEYLESLGVPHIVMGERELAGRMLTLCGAG; translated from the coding sequence ATGCCCCATCACACGCCCCTGATCGGCACTATCGTCGCCGGCCTCGTCGTCGCCTTCATCATGGGCGCCATCGCCCATCGCCTCAAACTCTCGCCGCTGGTCGGCTACCTCGTCGCCGGCATCATGGTCGGCCCCTTCACCCCCGGCTTCGTCGCCGATGCGGGCCTGGCCAACGAACTGGCCGAAATCGGCGTCATCCTGTTGATGTTCGGCGTCGGCCTGCATTTCTCGCTCAAGGATCTTCTGTCGGTCAAATATATCGCGGTCCCCGGTGCGCTGGTGCAGATCGCGGTCGCGACTCTGCTTGGCATGGGCCTCTCCCACTTGATGGGATGGCCGCTGATGGGCGGGATCGTGTTCGGCCTCGCGCTCTCGGTCGCCAGCACCGTGGTGCTGCTGCGCGCCCTCCAGGGGGCCGATCTGGTCGAAACCCGGCGGGGCCGGGTCGCGGTCGGCTGGCTGATCGTGGAGGATCTGGTGATGGTGCTGGCGCTCGTCCTGCTGCCCGCGCTCGCCAACGTCATCAACAGCGCCGACGCGGGTGGGGGCGCGGGAGCGTTGATCGCGCCGCTGGTCGGCACCCTGCTCAAGGTCGCGGGCTTCGTCGCGCTGATGCTGGTGGTGGGCCGCCGGGTCATCCCCTGGGCGCTGCACTGGGTCGTCCACACCGGATCGCGCGAACTGTTCCGCCTCGCCGTCCTCGCGATCGCGCTGGGCGTCGCGTTCGGTGCTGCCTATGCGTTCGACGTGTCGTTCGCGCTGGGCGCCTTCTTCGCCGGCATGATCCTGGGCGAAACGCCCCTGAGCCGCCGCGCGACGGAGGAAACGCTCCCCCTGCGCGACGCCTTCGCCGTGCTGTTCTTCGTGTCGGTGGGCATGTTGTTCAATCCCGCCGTCCTGTGGGAACAGCCGCTGCCGCTGCTGGCCACCGTTGCGATCATCGTCGTGGGCAAATCGATCGCCGCCTATGCCATCGTCCGCCTGTTCCGCTATCCCAACGACACCGCGCTCACCATCGCGGTCAGCCTGGCGCAGATCGGCGAATTTTCCTTCATTCTCGCCTCGCTCGGCACCGGCCTCGGCGTCCTCCCGGCCGACGCGCGCGACCTGATCCTGGCCGGGGCGATCGTATCGATCTTCCTCAACCCGATCCTCTTCTCGCTGGTGGTGCGCGCGCGCAAGCAGGAGGAGCAGGATGAGGAGGACGCGCGCGCCGCTGCGGCCGCCGCGCCCCGCATGGGCCATGTCATCCTCGTCGGCTATGGCCGCGTGGGCAAGCTGATCGCCGAACGGCTGGCCCAGCGCCGGATCGACTTCACCATCATCGAGGATGACGCCGAAAAAGTGGCGGAGGCGAAGGAAGCCGGCCTGCCGGTCGTGCGCGGCAACGCGCTGGAGGATAAATATCTGATCGCCGCCGGCATAGGGGAGGCGCGGCACCTGCTGATCGCCGTCCCCGAAGGCTTTGAGGGCGGGGCGATCCACGAACATGCCCGGCATCTGAACGACCGGCTGCAGGTCATCGCCCGCGCCCATTCGGACGCGGAGGTCGAATATCTCGAATCGCTGGGCGTGCCCCATATCGTGATGGGCGAACGCGAACTGGCCGGGCGCATGTTGACGCTCTGCGGCGCGGGATAA
- the rplU gene encoding 50S ribosomal protein L21: MFAIVRTGGKQYRVAAGDKIVVEKMAGEAGDQVTLGDVLLAGEGGDLKDVAKLTVAAEIIAQAKGEKVIVFKKRRRHNYRRKNGHRQNHTILRILSIGGESKKADKAAAKTQDAAPAAAEA, translated from the coding sequence ATGTTCGCTATCGTGCGCACAGGCGGCAAGCAGTATCGCGTCGCCGCCGGAGACAAGATCGTCGTTGAAAAGATGGCTGGCGAAGCCGGCGACCAGGTGACGCTGGGCGATGTCCTGCTGGCCGGCGAAGGCGGCGACCTGAAGGACGTAGCCAAGCTGACCGTTGCGGCGGAAATCATCGCGCAGGCGAAGGGCGAGAAGGTCATCGTCTTCAAGAAGCGTCGCCGTCACAATTATCGCCGCAAGAACGGCCACCGCCAGAATCACACGATCCTGCGGATCCTGTCGATCGGCGGCGAAAGCAAGAAGGCCGACAAGGCCGCTGCCAAGACCCAAGACGCAGCGCCGGCTGCTGCCGAAGCCTGA
- the rpmA gene encoding 50S ribosomal protein L27, whose protein sequence is MAHKKAGGSSRNGRDSESKRLGVKKFGGQEVIGGNIIIRQRGTRVYPGRNVGIGKDHTLFALNEGRVVFHTGKLGRKYVSVDALAQAAE, encoded by the coding sequence ATGGCACATAAAAAAGCTGGCGGTTCGTCGCGCAACGGTCGCGATTCTGAGTCGAAGCGCCTTGGCGTGAAGAAGTTCGGCGGTCAGGAAGTGATCGGCGGCAACATCATCATTCGCCAGCGCGGCACGCGCGTCTATCCGGGCCGCAATGTCGGCATCGGCAAGGACCACACGCTGTTCGCGCTGAACGAAGGCCGCGTGGTATTCCACACCGGCAAGCTCGGCCGCAAATATGTGTCGGTCGACGCACTGGCCCAGGCGGCCGAATAA
- a CDS encoding GNAT family N-acetyltransferase, with protein sequence MFARTPRLLLRPGWMEDAATLAQTINDPAILRNLSRAPSPYGPDDAEAFLALPQHPQLPRLLAFTRTQGAPRLVGGCGVHLDEDGTPELGYWIARPYWGLGFATEAARAVLGMARANGVRDIRAGHFADNRASGNVLRKLGFRFSGRTAQRYSLGRDAMVDCLLFEEGDAGRQSNDPAIDLYRDAVVPMAA encoded by the coding sequence ATGTTTGCCCGTACCCCCCGCCTGCTCCTGCGTCCGGGCTGGATGGAAGATGCCGCCACGCTGGCCCAGACGATCAACGACCCGGCGATCCTGCGCAACCTGTCGCGCGCGCCCAGCCCCTATGGCCCGGACGATGCAGAGGCGTTTCTGGCCCTGCCGCAGCATCCGCAACTGCCCCGCCTGCTGGCCTTCACCCGCACCCAGGGCGCGCCGCGCCTGGTCGGCGGCTGCGGCGTCCATCTGGACGAGGATGGCACGCCCGAACTCGGCTATTGGATCGCCCGTCCCTATTGGGGCCTGGGCTTCGCGACCGAGGCCGCGCGCGCCGTGCTGGGCATGGCGCGGGCCAATGGCGTGCGCGACATCCGCGCCGGTCATTTCGCCGACAATCGCGCGTCGGGCAACGTCCTGCGCAAGCTGGGCTTCCGCTTCAGCGGACGGACCGCGCAACGCTACAGCCTGGGCCGCGACGCCATGGTCGATTGCCTGTTGTTCGAGGAAGGCGATGCCGGACGGCAGAGCAACGACCCGGCGATAGACCTGTATCGCGATGCGGTCGTGCCGATGGCGGCCTGA
- a CDS encoding GNAT family N-acetyltransferase codes for MTDAPTLETARLVLRPHRVDDYGACRTLWADPDVVRHIGGVPLDSQAVWFRILRYAGMWPLLGYGMWVIEARDSGAFLGEAGLLSAQRGLAELEGVPEAGWVLGPQAWGRGIATEAMQAILIWSDSHLEAPSLRCIIDPGNMASIKVAEKLGFQMLTDTELGGKPTRVFDRPKAPPL; via the coding sequence ATGACCGATGCCCCCACACTCGAAACCGCCCGTCTGGTCCTGCGCCCCCATCGGGTGGACGACTATGGCGCCTGCCGGACCCTCTGGGCCGATCCGGACGTCGTGCGCCATATCGGCGGCGTCCCGCTCGACAGCCAGGCCGTCTGGTTTCGTATCCTGCGCTATGCCGGCATGTGGCCTTTGCTCGGTTACGGCATGTGGGTGATCGAGGCGCGCGACAGCGGCGCTTTCCTGGGCGAAGCCGGACTGCTCAGCGCGCAGCGGGGTCTTGCCGAACTGGAGGGCGTGCCGGAAGCCGGCTGGGTGCTCGGTCCGCAAGCCTGGGGCAGGGGGATCGCCACCGAGGCGATGCAGGCGATCCTCATCTGGAGCGACTCCCATCTCGAAGCGCCATCGCTGCGCTGCATCATCGATCCTGGCAATATGGCCTCGATCAAGGTCGCCGAGAAACTGGGTTTCCAGATGCTGACCGACACCGAACTGGGCGGAAAGCCGACGCGGGTGTTCGATCGACCGAAAGCGCCTCCCCTGTAA
- a CDS encoding metal-dependent hydrolase: MTPTDLTITPRDRRFGRDRATARHWLNGDPIATAFFNALSITFPRGEAFFIESVRAFRDGVPDRLAGEIAAFTKQEVVHSREHIAFNRQVTDHGYDVSRLDADVTMVLDLAKQRPPIASLAATMALEHFTAILAHELLRDPRHLDGADPESAALWRWHAIEEIEHKGVAHDTWVHATRDWSRFKRWWVKTAMMLVVTRHFLHHRARGMMDLLRQDGITGRRAWGRLLRYALVRPGIVRRVVRPWLGYFLPGFHPWAIDDRALIALADSPYAHARPDGALPSTA, encoded by the coding sequence ATGACCCCGACCGACCTCACCATCACGCCGCGCGACCGCCGTTTCGGGCGAGATCGTGCAACAGCGCGACATTGGCTGAACGGCGACCCGATCGCCACGGCTTTCTTCAATGCGCTGTCGATCACCTTCCCGCGCGGCGAAGCCTTTTTCATCGAGAGCGTCCGCGCCTTCCGCGACGGCGTGCCCGACAGGCTGGCGGGCGAGATCGCCGCCTTCACCAAACAGGAAGTCGTCCACAGCCGCGAACATATCGCCTTCAACCGGCAGGTGACCGACCATGGCTATGACGTGTCGCGCCTCGACGCCGACGTGACGATGGTGCTGGACTTGGCCAAACAGCGCCCGCCGATCGCCAGCCTGGCCGCGACCATGGCGCTGGAGCATTTCACCGCCATCCTCGCCCATGAGCTGCTTCGCGACCCGCGCCATCTGGACGGCGCCGACCCGGAGAGCGCGGCGCTGTGGCGCTGGCACGCGATCGAGGAGATCGAGCATAAGGGCGTGGCGCACGACACCTGGGTCCATGCCACGCGGGACTGGAGCCGCTTCAAACGCTGGTGGGTCAAGACGGCGATGATGCTGGTCGTGACCAGGCATTTCCTCCACCACCGCGCTCGCGGGATGATGGACCTGTTGCGGCAGGACGGCATTACCGGGCGGCGCGCCTGGGGCCGGCTGCTGCGCTATGCGCTGGTGCGGCCCGGTATCGTACGCCGGGTCGTGCGGCCGTGGCTGGGCTATTTCCTGCCCGGCTTCCATCCGTGGGCGATCGACGACCGCGCGCTCATCGCTCTCGCCGACAGCCCCTACGCCCATGCGCGGCCTGACGGCGCATTGCCTTCGACCGCTTGA